A region of Arabidopsis thaliana chromosome 5, partial sequence DNA encodes the following proteins:
- the CER3 gene encoding Fatty acid hydroxylase superfamily (ECERIFERUM 3 (CER3); FUNCTIONS IN: oxidoreductase activity, binding, iron ion binding, catalytic activity; INVOLVED IN: cuticle hydrocarbon biosynthetic process, response to salt stress, pollen sperm cell differentiation, wax biosynthetic process, cuticle development; LOCATED IN: plasma membrane, membrane; EXPRESSED IN: 27 plant structures; EXPRESSED DURING: 13 growth stages; CONTAINS InterPro DOMAIN/s: NAD(P)-binding domain (InterPro:IPR016040), Fatty acid hydroxylase (InterPro:IPR006694), Uncharacterised protein, Wax2 C-terminal (InterPro:IPR021940); BEST Arabidopsis thaliana protein match is: Fatty acid hydroxylase superfamily (TAIR:AT1G02205.2); Has 879 Blast hits to 877 proteins in 232 species: Archae - 0; Bacteria - 279; Metazoa - 24; Fungi - 149; Plants - 340; Viruses - 0; Other Eukaryotes - 87 (source: NCBI BLink).), with protein sequence MVAFLSAWPWENFGNLKYLLYAPLAAQVVYSWVYEEDISKVLWCIHILIICGLKALVHELWSVFNNMLFVTRTLRINPKGIDFKQIDHEWHWDNYIILQAIIVSLICYMSPPLMMMINSLPLWNTKGLIALIVLHVTFSEPLYYFLHRSFHRNNYFFTHYHSFHHSSPVPHPMTAGNATLLENIILCVVAGVPLIGCCLFGVGSLSAIYGYAVMFDFMRCLGHCNVEIFSHKLFEILPVLRYLIYTPTYHSLHHQEMGTNFCLFMPLFDVLGDTQNPNSWELQKKIRLSAGERKRVPEFVFLAHGVDVMSAMHAPFVFRSFASMPYTTRIFLLPMWPFTFCVMLGMWAWSKTFLFSFYTLRNNLCQTWGVPRFGFQYFLPFATKGINDQIEAAILRADKIGVKVISLAALNKNEALNGGGTLFVNKHPDLRVRVVHGNTLTAAVILYEIPKDVNEVFLTGATSKLGRAIALYLCRRGVRVLMLTLSMERFQKIQKEAPVEFQNNLVQVTKYNAAQHCKTWIVGKWLTPREQSWAPAGTHFHQFVVPPILKFRRNCTYGDLAAMKLPKDVEGLGTCEYTMERGVVHACHAGGVVHMLEGWKHHEVGAIDVDRIDLVWEAAMKYGLSAVSSLTN encoded by the exons ATGGTTGCTTTTTTATCAGCTTGGCCTTGGGAAAACTTTGGCAATCTCAAG TATCTTCTCTACGCTCCATTAGCTGCACAAGTAGTGTACTCGTGGGTCTATGAAGAAGATATCTCAAAGGTTCTTTGGTGTATTCATATTCTCATAATCTGCGGTCTCAAAGCACTTGTTCATGAACTATGGAGCGTTTTCAACAACATGCTTTTCGTGACTCGTACTCTAAGGATTAACCCTAAAGGGATCGACTTTAAACAGATTGATCACGAATGGCACTG GGACAATTACATAATCCTACAAGCAATAATAGTGAGCCTGATCTGTTACATGTCACCaccattgatgatgatgataaacagTCTTCCTCTGTGGAACACGAAAGGACTCATCGCATTAATTGTGCTACATGTGACTTTCTCAGAGCCTTTATACTACTTTCTGCACAGATCTTTCCATCGTAACAACTACTTCTTCACACATTACCACTCTTTCCACCACTCATCTCCTGTTCCACATCCCATGActg CTGGAAACGCAACGTTATTGGAAAACATTATCCTCTGTGTCGTAGCTGGTGTTCCATTGATTGGATGTTGCTTGTTTGGTGTTGGATCATTAAGTGCGATCTACGGTTACGCTGTTATGTTTGATTTCATGAGGTGTTTAGGACATTGTAACGTTGAGATATTCTCTCACAAGCTGTTCGAGATTCTTCCAGTCTTACGATATCTCATCTATACTCCAAC GTACCATAGTCTGCATCATCAAGAAATGGGGACCAACTTTTGTCTATTTATGCCTCTCTTTGATGTTTTGGGCGATACACAAAACCCAAACTCATGGGAACTCCAAAAGAAGATTCGTTTGAGTGCAG GGGAACGGAAGAGAGTGCCGGAGTTTGTGTTCTTAGCTCACGGAGTTGATGTAATGTCGGCGATGCATGCACCGTTCGTGTTCAGATCTTTTGCTTCAATGCCATATACCACAAGGATATTCTTGCTACCGATGTGGCCATTCACGTTCTGTGTTATGTTGGGCATGTGGGCTTGGTCAAAGACTTTTCTTTTCAGCTTCTATACCCTCAGGAACAATCTTTGTCAGACTTGGGGCGTTCCTAGATTCGGATTCCAA TACTTCTTACCGTTTGCTACAAAAGGAATTAATGATCAAATTGAGGCTGCGATTCTTAGAGCTGATAAGATTGGTGTTAAAGTTATAAGCTTGGCTGCTCTCAACAAG AACGAAGCTCTAAATGGTGGTGGAACACTGTTTGTCAACAAGCATCCTGACCTTAGAGTTCGTGTGGTTCATGGGAACACTTTAACTGCAGCAGTGATTCTCTATGAAATTCCAAAAGATGTGAATGAGGTTTTCTTGACTGGAGCCACTTCTAAGCTGGGAAGAGCTATTGCTCTTTACCTTTGTCGCCGTGGAGTGAGAGTTCTC ATGTTGACATTGTCTATGGAAAGGTTCCAAAAGATTCAGAAAGAGGCTCCTGTTGAGTTCCAGAACAACCTTGTACAAGTGACCAAATACAATGCTGCTCAACACTGCAAG ACTTGGATCGTTGGAAAATGGTTAACACCAAGAGAGCAGAGCTGGGCTCCTGCAGGGACGCATTTCCATCAGTTTGTGGTGCCACCAATCCTTAAGTTTAGAAGGAACTGCACTTACGGTGATCTAGCAGCTATGAAGCTCCCTAAAGATGTTGAAGGACTCGGAACTTGCGAG TACACGATGGAGAGAGGGGTGGTACATGCGTGCCATGCAGGAGGAGTGGTTCATATGCTTGAGGGTTGGAAGCATCATGAGGTTGGAGCCATTGATGTTGACCGTATCGATTTGGTGTGGGAAGCAGCCATGAAGTATGGTCTTAGTGCTGTTTCTTCACTCACAAATTGA
- the TET15 gene encoding tetraspanin15 (tetraspanin15 (TET15); INVOLVED IN: aging; LOCATED IN: integral to membrane; EXPRESSED IN: 6 plant structures; EXPRESSED DURING: 4 anthesis, petal differentiation and expansion stage; CONTAINS InterPro DOMAIN/s: Tetraspanin (InterPro:IPR018499); BEST Arabidopsis thaliana protein match is: tetraspanin14 (TAIR:AT2G01960.1); Has 30201 Blast hits to 17322 proteins in 780 species: Archae - 12; Bacteria - 1396; Metazoa - 17338; Fungi - 3422; Plants - 5037; Viruses - 0; Other Eukaryotes - 2996 (source: NCBI BLink).): MADNAQVVPVEEPAATATATATATATTEPEAKSSDQMESQSDNKPPMGTLMALVNILAAGVLPIFTFVLSLTLLGYAVWLLYMRSYDCEDILGLPRVQTLASVGLLAVFVVSNAALFLRRKFPMPALVVMVVVLLLMLFIGLAYAGVNEMQSRRFPATRMWFKLKIMDDHVTWNNIKSCVYDKGACNDLIYGSPNEKPYNRRKMPPIKNGCCMPPETCNMDAINATFWYRRKDEGPPSSMNLMYGDEMMVGRISDCQLWRNDWSILCYDCRSCKFGFIRSVRRKWWQLGIFLIVISILLLMSHLLIFLATFWERFKG, translated from the exons aTGGCTGATAATGCTCAAGTAGTACCCGTCGAGGAACCAGCCGCAACCGCCACAGCCACAGCTACAGCAACCGCAACGACTGAGCCAGAAGCCAAGAGTTCAGACCAAATGGAGTCACAAAGTGATAATAAGCCACCGATGGGAACATTGATGGCACTTGTGAACATTTTAGCCGCTGGTGTCCTTCCGATCTTCACTTTCGTCCTCTCACTTACACTCCTCGGCTACGCAGTGTGGCTTCTTTACATGCGTAGCTACGACTGCGAAGATATTCTCGGTCTGCCACGTGTCCAGACGCTAGCTAGTGTCGGTCTTCTCGCGGTGTTTGTTGTCAGCAACGCAGCTCTGTTTTTGCGGCGGAAGTTTCCGATGCCTGCACTtgtggtgatggtggtggtctTGTTGTTAATGCTTTTCATCGGTTTGGCGTATGCCGGAGTAAATGAGATGCAAAGCCGGCGGTTTCCGGCGACAAGGATGTGGTTCAAGCTCAAAATCATGGACGATCATGTGACCTGGAACAATATCAAATCGTGTGTCTATGATAAAGGAGCTTGCAACGACCTCATTTACGGATCTCCAAATGAAAAACCTtacaatagaagaaaaatgcCACCAATCAAG AATGGATGTTGTATGCCACCAGAGACATGTAACATGGACGCGATAAACGCGACGTTTTGGTACAGAAGAAAAGACGAAGGACCACCGTCGTCTATGAACCTAATGTACGGTGATGAGATGATGGTGGGAAGGATTAGCGACTGTCAACTATGGAGGAACGATTGGAGCATTTTATGCTATGATTGTAGATCTTGTAAGTTCGGATTCATAAGATCGGTAAGGAGGAAATGGTGGCAGCTCGGTATCTTCTTGATCGTCatttccattcttcttctcatgtCTCATCTCTTGATCTTCTTGGCTACTTTTTGGGAACGATTCAAGGGTTAG
- a CDS encoding Cytochrome c oxidase, subunit Vib family protein (Cytochrome c oxidase, subunit Vib family protein; FUNCTIONS IN: cytochrome-c oxidase activity; LOCATED IN: mitochondrion; EXPRESSED IN: 24 plant structures; EXPRESSED DURING: 15 growth stages; CONTAINS InterPro DOMAIN/s: Cytochrome c oxidase, subunit VIb (InterPro:IPR003213); BEST Arabidopsis thaliana protein match is: Cytochrome c oxidase, subunit Vib family protein (TAIR:AT4G28060.1); Has 30201 Blast hits to 17322 proteins in 780 species: Archae - 12; Bacteria - 1396; Metazoa - 17338; Fungi - 3422; Plants - 5037; Viruses - 0; Other Eukaryotes - 2996 (source: NCBI BLink).) codes for MEDEIELKTAPADFRFPTTNQTRHCFTRYIEFHRCTTAKGEESNDCERFAKYYRALCPGEWVDKWNEQRESGTFPGPL; via the exons ATGGAAGACGAG ATTGAATTGAAAACTGCTCCTGCTGATTTCCGGTTTCCTACAACAAATCAAACTAGGCACTGCTTCACTCGGTACATCGAGTTTCACAG GTGTACAACTGCAAAGGGAGAGGAGTCTAATGACTGTGAAAGGTTTGCCAAGTATTACCGTGCCCTCTGTCCTGGAGAATGG GTTGACAAGTGGAACGAGCAGAGGGAGAGTGGAACTTTTCCAGGTCCTCTTTGA
- a CDS encoding zinc ion binding protein (zinc ion binding; FUNCTIONS IN: zinc ion binding; CONTAINS InterPro DOMAIN/s: Zinc finger, RING-type (InterPro:IPR001841); Has 49 Blast hits to 49 proteins in 8 species: Archae - 0; Bacteria - 0; Metazoa - 2; Fungi - 0; Plants - 47; Viruses - 0; Other Eukaryotes - 0 (source: NCBI BLink).) — translation MDSKAKDDEKTLNMDSKAKYGKEALDMLLKLQQRVDEIHSELQSSGASATTSSDIQNIYNEIQQLLQMITKKTPQDPSKVSSHIRDDLDMVFVLEEVGHSCDLCQRDLAKDPERPNASLSGLQEACVLSCGHVYHFKCLRGTTLDIDNHSKDPSCIFCISC, via the exons ATGGATTCGAAAGCAAAAGACGatgaaaaaactctaaacatGGATTCCAAAGCAAAATACGGTAAAGAAGCTCTAGACATGCTCTTAAAGCTTCAACAGAGAGTTGATGAAATCCATTCTGAGTTGCAATCTTCGGGAGCATCCGCAACAACTTCATCTGATATTCAAAACATCTACAACGAAATCCAACAACTTCTACAGATGATTACTAAGAAGACGCCTCAAGATCCGAGTAAAGTGTCGTCACATATTCGCGACG ATCTTGACATGGTGTTTGTGTTGGAGGAAGTTGGACACTCGTGCGACTTGTGCCAGAGAGATCTTGCTAAGGATCCAGAACGGCCTAATGCTTCCTTGAGTGGCTTACAAGAGGCGTGCGTGCTGTCTTGTGGTCATGTCTACCACTTCAAGTGTTTGAGAGGAACCACTCTTGATATTGATAACCATTCTAAAGATCCTTCTTGCATTTTCTGCATTAGCTGTTAG
- a CDS encoding zein-binding protein (Protein of unknown function, DUF593) (Protein of unknown function, DUF593; FUNCTIONS IN: molecular_function unknown; INVOLVED IN: biological_process unknown; LOCATED IN: cellular_component unknown; EXPRESSED IN: 18 plant structures; EXPRESSED DURING: 8 growth stages; CONTAINS InterPro DOMAIN/s: Protein of unknown function DUF593 (InterPro:IPR007656); BEST Arabidopsis thaliana protein match is: Protein of unknown function, DUF593 (TAIR:AT4G30830.1); Has 35333 Blast hits to 34131 proteins in 2444 species: Archae - 798; Bacteria - 22429; Metazoa - 974; Fungi - 991; Plants - 531; Viruses - 0; Other Eukaryotes - 9610 (source: NCBI BLink).), translating to MVERTMSLGVGGNGETSGVRETMWAQQELLQKINQELDAEREASSSAASEALSMILRLQGEKAALEMEASQYKRMAEEKMCHAETSLVLFEDLIYQKEMEIASLEFQVQAYRCKLLSLGCSDPAVIENKFPETLIFSGENSRGNQKRKMKRNLSSPFDGISSERSLLLSDVNGESFEEKKGLVESSSVSPREDLNAYWEQIRRIDEHVREISDSRDTQKASKFPLIRRESISHALVSQVSNTILESAKSDVSSIMEMMKNPERFSVKDASLETPILSPKNVQDIFEVPRTKESLTIISEEEEAEERNVRGKMVTSNYDRKVSKPPRDTSIKGEHLSLLKEIREQLNVMQSEMRSLRSELHHQSKPVSNPEEDLVLNSIQEAMIHFWL from the exons ATGGTGGAGAGAACGATGAGTTTGGGGGTAGGAGGAAATGGAGAAACCTCAGGAGTCAGAGAAACGATGTGGGCACAACAAGAGCTTCTTCAAAAGATCAATCAAGAACTTGACGCAGAACgtgaagcttcttcatctgcTGCAAGCGAGGCTTTATCGATGATTCTACGGCTTCAAGGTGAGAAAGCTGCGTTGGAGATGGAAGCTAGTCAGTACAAGAGAATGGCGGAGGAGAAAATGTGTCATGCTGAGACATCTCTTGTGCTTTTCGAAGATCTGATTTATCAGAAGGAAATGGAGATTGCGTCTCTTGAGTTTCAGGTTCAGGCTTATAGATGTAAATTACTCAGCCTTGGTTGCTCTGATCCTGCTGTGATTGAGAATAAGTTCCCTGAAACTCTCATCTTTTCCGGTGAAAACTCTCGTGGCAAtcaaaagaggaagatgaagagaaatcTTTCG AGTCCATTTGATGGCATATCTAGTGAAAGAAGTTTACTTTTGTCTGATGTTAATGGTGAAAGCtttgaggagaagaaaggtCTTGTAGAGAGTAGTTCTGTATCTCCTCGTGAAGACTTGAATGCGTATTGGGAACAGATTAGGAGAATAGATGAGCATGTTAGAGAGATTTCAGACTCTAGAGATACTCAGAAGGCATCTAAATTCCCTTTGATTAGGCGTGAGTCAATTTCACATGCGTTGGTGTCACAAGTTAGCAATACTATACTTGAGTCAGCTAAGAGTGATGTTAGTTCGAttatggagatgatgaagaacccTGAAAGATTCTCTGTAAAAGATGCTTCTTTAGAGACTCCGATTCTGTCTCCGAAGAATGTTCAAGACATCTTCGAGGTTCCTAGGACGAAAGAAAGTCTTACAATCATCTcggaagaagaggaagccgAAGAAAGAAAT GTTAGAGGCAAGATGGTGACTAGTAATTACGATAGAAAAGTGAGTAAGCCGCCAAGAGATACGAGCATCAAGGGAGAACATTTGAGTTTGCTAAAGGAGATTCGAGAACAGCTCAATGTAATGCAGTCAGAGATGAGAAGCTTAAGATCAGAACTGCATCATCAATCTAAACCTGTGTCCAATCCCGAAGAGGATCTAGTCCTTAACTCAATTCAAGAG GCAATGATTCACTTCTGGCTTTAG
- a CDS encoding HXXXD-type acyl-transferase family protein (HXXXD-type acyl-transferase family protein; CONTAINS InterPro DOMAIN/s: Transferase (InterPro:IPR003480); BEST Arabidopsis thaliana protein match is: hydroxycinnamoyl-CoA shikimate/quinate hydroxycinnamoyl transferase (TAIR:AT5G48930.1); Has 2663 Blast hits to 2654 proteins in 130 species: Archae - 0; Bacteria - 2; Metazoa - 0; Fungi - 49; Plants - 2608; Viruses - 0; Other Eukaryotes - 4 (source: NCBI BLink).) codes for MKIRVKQATIVKPAEETPTHNLWLSNLDLIQVRLHMGTLYFYKPCSSSDRPNTQSLIEALSKVLVFFYPAAGRLQKNTNGRLEVQCNGEGVLFVEAESDSTVQDIGLLTQSLDLSQLVPTVDYAGDISSYPLLLFQVTYFKCGTICVGSSIHHTFGEATSLGYIMEAWSLTARGLLVKLTPFLDRTVLHARNPPSSVFPHTEYQSPPFHNHPMKSLAYRSNPESDSAIATLKLTRLQLKALKARAEIADSKFSTYEVLVAHTWRCASFANEDLSEEHSTRLHIIIDGRPRLQPKLPQGYIGNTLFHARPVSPLGAFHRESFSETVERVHREIRKMDNEYLRSAIDYLERHPDLDQLVPGEGNTIFSCAANFCIVSLIKQTAYEMDFGWGKAYYKRASHLNEGKGFVTGNPDEEGSMMLTMCLKKTQLSKFRKLFYEFLNVSAL; via the exons ATGAAGATTCGGGTGAAGCAAGCTACGATCGTGAAGCCAGCTGAAGAAACACCCACACACAATCTATGGCTTTCCAATTTAGACTTGATTCAAGTGAGACTTCACATGGGCACTCTCTACTTCTACAAACCTTGTTCCTCCTCCGATCGTCCCAACACTCAATCCCTCATCGAAGCTCTGAGCAAggttcttgtcttcttttatCCTGCCGCTGGGAGACTCCAAAAGA ATACGAATGGGAGGTTAGAGGTTCAATGTAATGGAGAAGGAGTTTTGTTTGTAGAGGCTGAAAGTGATTCTACTGTTCAAGACATTGGCTTACTCACTCAAAGTTTGGATCTTTCTCAACTTGTACCTACCGTTGACTATGCAGGAGATATCTCCTCctatcctcttcttctctttcag GTTACTTATTTCAAATGTGGAACGATCTGTGTTGGAAGTTCAATACACCATACATTCGGAGAAGCTACTTCTCTTGGGTATATCATGGAAGCATGGTCTCTAACTGCTAGGGGACTTTTAGTTAAGCTAACACCGTTCTTAGACCGCACTGTTCTTCATGCACGTAACCCtccctcctctgtttttccgCACACTGAGTACCAATCACCCCCATTTCACAATCATCCGATGAAATCCCTGGCTTACAGATCAAATCCGGAATCTGATTCTGCTATTGCCACTCTCAAGCTCACACGTCTCCAACTGAAAGCTCTTAAAGCTAGGGCAGAGATTGCTGATAGTAAGTTCAGTACATATGAAGTTCTGGTGGCGCATACCTGGCGTTGTGCTTCTTTTGCAAATGAAG ACTTAAGTGAAGAACATTCGACGAGGTTGCATATAATAATTGATGGGAGGCCGAGACTACAACCAAAGCTTCCGCAAGGATACATTGGGAACACTCTCTTTCACGCTCGACCGGTATCACCGTTGGGTGCTTTCCACAGAGAGAGTTTCAGTGAAACAGTGGAGAGAGTTCATAGAGAAATAAGGAAAATGGACAACGAGTACTTGAGATCAGCGATTGACTACTTGGAGAGACATCCTGATCTCGACCAATTAGTTCCTGGTGAAGGTAATACAATCTTCAGCTGCGCAGCAAACTTCTGCATCGTCAGTCTAATCAAACAGACCGCGTACGAAATGGATTTCGGATGGGGAAAAGCTTACTACAAGAGAGCTTCACATTTAAATGAAGGGAAGGGATTTGTAACTGGGAACCCAGACGAAGAAGGGAGCATGATGCTAACCATGTGCTTGAAGAAGACTCAGCTTAGTAAGTTTCGAAAGCTATTTTATGAGTTTCTCAATGTCTCCGCACTGTGA